From the Euphorbia lathyris chromosome 6, ddEupLath1.1, whole genome shotgun sequence genome, one window contains:
- the LOC136231932 gene encoding serine/threonine-protein phosphatase 7 long form homolog, protein MANAKRAAQIMQPGPILDDVLHMQNIHRSQFVWQNEDEAKILRCQVATNSLMYANVDERLHNYIRRAGFEEIVKVGGISVDYSLITALVERWRPETHTFHLTVGEATITLQDVEVLTGLRVDGNAVTGSANYNFAQTCELLLGVVPPPNVMRGKQIKLTWLDTQFQYLQPNARDDIVRCYARAFLLRVIGGLLFGGKNSGYVHFMWLPLLNDFDEAGQYAWGAATLAHLYREMCKATKPDILQISGCLQLLQVWACERIPKIAPRAQNQFSMDKSYSFR, encoded by the exons ATGGCCAATGCAAAGAGAGCAGCACAAATAATGCAACCGGGGCCAATTTTGGATGATGTTTTACACATGCAAAATATTCATAGATCCCAATTTGTATGGCAAAATGAG GATGAAGCGAAAATATTGCGATGTCAAGTTGCTACAAACAGCCTAATGTATGCAAATGTAGACGAGAGATTGCATAATTATATACGTCGTGCGGGCTTTGAGGAAATTGTAAAGGTCGGTGGAATAAGTGTGGATTATAGCTTAATAACTGCGTTGGTTGAAAGGTGGAGACCGGAGACACACACTTTTCATCTAACAGTGGGTGAAGCCACCATTACCTTACAAGATGTTGAGGTACTGACCGGTTTACGTGTTGATGGGAATGCAGTAACTGGTAGTGCAAACTACAATTTTGCACAAACTTGTGAATTGTTATTAGGAGTTGTACCTCCCCCAAATGTTATGAGgggaaaacaaataaaattaacatgGTTAGATACTCAATTTCAATACTTGCAACCTAATGCTCGTGATGATATTGTTCGATGTTATGCAAGAGCATTCCTGTTACGTGTGATCGGTGGTTTATTATTTGGAGGGAAGAATAGTGGCTATGTGCATTTCATGTGGTTGCCATTACTAAATGATTTTGATGAGGCAGGTCAATATGCATGGGGTGCAGCTACTCTAGCTCACTTGTATAGAGAAATGTGTAAAGCAACAAAACCCGATATTTTACAAATCAGTGGATGCTTACAGTTATTACAAGTGTGGGCATGTGAAAGAATTCCTAAGATTGCCCCTCGTGCACAAAATCAATTTTCAATGGATAAGTCATACTCTTTTAGGTAG